Part of the Chitinivibrio alkaliphilus ACht1 genome is shown below.
GGAAGAGTGCTCTTTTCTCCATGTGGGATGGTTCCGATGAGGATGGTTGGACGCAATGGGTAAAAAGTGAATATACGTATGATACTCTTGGGAGAAATATTGGGGAGAGGACCCTGAGGTGGGTAGATAGTTTTTCCGGGGGACACTGGGAAGCATTTTCAAAAAGTGAATATATCCATGACGATCGGGGGGAGTTGCTGAGTGGTTCCACTTTTTCCTTAGAGGGTGAAGACTGGATAGAGTCAATGAGATATAACTATGAGTATGATTCCTTGGGGTTTATACAAAGTATTACGTACTATGAACGCAGAGAAGACACGTGGGGTGAATATCTGCAATATCAATATATCTTTGACACTGGCGGTAATTTGATTAACTATATTTTTTATTCTTGGCACAATGATGCCTTTAAACCCTGGAGGAAAAATAGTTTCACCTATGATCATACCGTACCAATGTCTTCTATCGCTTCCGGCTGGAATCATGCGCATCACGTAAAAGAGGTGAATAAGGTAATCTCGGGGACAAGCTACGAGTGGAATTCTTTTCAGGAACAGTGGGGTGCTGAGAGCACCCGTAGCTTTTACTACACGTCCTTGGAAGAAACATCACTCCTTACGGAAACTCAAAAATCACCGGGGCGTATATCTGTTTTCCATACCGGAGAGCAGCTGCAACTCTCTTTACCCCGAGAAGGTGATACACAAATTCGTATCTATAATCTTACAGGCAGAGAAGTGTATGCCTCCGTCGTATCAGGCTGTTCAATACCTCTCTCTTTT
Proteins encoded:
- a CDS encoding T9SS type A sorting domain-containing protein, whose translation is YHAQIRGQVPTLDMSMGDTPRTGWQNRTVRPHEFEISKHPSPYTKKLDSTVWRANAASHRTKDVYTYDDRGAIIRSLEYRWADVGGWEKHIKNEYTYDDAGNRKSALFSMWDGSDEDGWTQWVKSEYTYDTLGRNIGERTLRWVDSFSGGHWEAFSKSEYIHDDRGELLSGSTFSLEGEDWIESMRYNYEYDSLGFIQSITYYERREDTWGEYLQYQYIFDTGGNLINYIFYSWHNDAFKPWRKNSFTYDHTVPMSSIASGWNHAHHVKEVNKVISGTSYEWNSFQEQWGAESTRSFYYTSLEETSLLTETQKSPGRISVFHTGEQLQLSLPREGDTQIRIYNLTGREVYASVVSGCSIPLSFLSPGVYFVSLAMDSGVDVQRITVSAGY